The sequence ATCATCGCGCAGCAGGCGCCAGCCTTGTGGCGACGGCTCGGGCAAGGCGCGGTTGGCGCCGCCCTCGCTCCAACCCAGGAAACGCCGGGCGGCGGCATTGATGCTCGACAAGGTGTGGTCCGGCCGGAACACGACCACGCCCGCGCTGAGGTTGTCGATCAGGGCGCGCGAATCGGCTTCGCGCTGCAGCAGCCCCTGGCGCGCCTTGTCCCCGTCGATGCGCAGGCGGTACGACACCAGCGCGCCGTAGAGCACCACGCGCAAGAGCTTGGTGAGCAGGAAGAAGAAGATGAACACCGGCGTCACATCGGCCTGCGACCAGGGTCCGACCTTCAGCGCCACGGCAAAGCCCAGCACGCCGAGGAACTCGACTGCCGTGAGCCACTTGAGCGCCTGCATCTCCGGCACACGGCCTTGCGGATCGGCACGCTGGATGTCGACAAGGCACAACACGGTGATCGCCATCACCGAGGCCGTGAAGACAGCCTGGCGCACCGCCAACACATCCCACTCGACGAGGAAATACAGCGTGGTGCAGAAGAACGCCAGGCTGGCGGTCAGGATGGGCAGCAAGGGCCGGGGCATGCCGACGTAGCTGCGAAAGCCCATCCACGCGCACAGCGCGCTGACCATCAGCGCGGTGTTGACCAGGGGAAAGGTCAACGCGTCGGGCCAGCTGCCGCGCAAGAGCAGCATGACCGAGCCCACGATGCTCAGCAGCGCCGATACCGACCACCAGCCCGGGCCACCGATGGCGGGGTACCGTCGCATCTGCGCCCAGAAGGCCAGGGCGATCAAGACGTCGATGCCCACCCGCAAGGACAGCAGGGTGGGCAGGTCAAACAACATGGGTGGTGCAAAGGGCCAACATACCCAAAGATTGAAGCACAGGGCTTTTGCCGCAGCCGACCGATCAGCACCCGAAAAACCCCGGTGTTCGGATCACCGCGCCGAGCCACAGACGCCTGCGCGACTGCGCCAGGTGCACCCAGTCGCTGCCGGGACAAAGTGCGCCCGGGCCACTGACCCAGAATGCCGCTCATGGGAACGCTCTACCTTGTGCGCCACGGCCAGGCCTCGTTTGGTGCCGACGACTACGACCAGCTCAGCGAGCTCGGCCAACGCCAGAGCCGCCGGCTCGGTGAACACTGGGCCGAGCGCGGCGTGGTGTTCGACGCCGTCATCACCGGCACGCTCAAGCGCCACGCCCAGACCTGGGCCGGCATCGCCGAAGGCGCAAAGCTGACCCACGCGCCGCTGGCCTGGCCCGGCCTCAACGAGTACGACAGCGAGGCCGTGATCCGCGCGATCCACCCGCACCCGCTGGAAAGGCCGCGTTCGGCCGCCGAAGCGCCCGAGCTCTACCGCCACCACTTTCGCCTGTTGCGCGACGGCCTGACCCAGTGGATGGCCGGCACCGTGAGCCCGCAAGGCATGCCGAGCTACACCGACTTCGTGCACGGCGTCACGAGCGCGCTGGATCATGTGCGCGCCACCCACCAGGGGCAGAACGTGTTGCTGGTCTCCAGCGGTGGCCCGATCTCCACCGCCGTGGGCCATGTGCTGGGCCTGAGCCCCGAAGCCACGATTGAGCTGAACCTGCGCATCCGCAACAGCGCGGTCACCGAGTTCCAGTTCAACCCCAAGCGGCACACGCTGCTGACCTACAACACGCTGCCGCACCTGGATCACCAGGACTACAAGCCCTGGATCACCTATGCCTGACCCGGTGTTTCAGCCCTTCGGGCTGAACGCCGTCGCATCGGTCAGCGTGTCTTCGGGCAGCTGATCGATCTCGCCCAACAAACGCGCCAGCGCGCGGCCCGCCGCAGACAGCACCGCATGGCCCTTCTCGGCCGTGGCCGCTGCGGCGTTGCCCACCGCGCCGCAGGCGTTGTAGTCCTGCATCTGCCAGCCGAGCTTGGCGCTCTTCCCGTTGCCCAGGATGCCGAACCGACCGGCACGGTCTTGCGACTTCGACGCGAAATTCGCCGCGTGCTCCATGCGCACCCGCTCGGGGGCAATCGCCAGCATCAGCGAGGTTTCGATCTCGCCACCGTGAATGCCGAAGCGGTGCTCCTCGGCGCTGAACATCGCGTTCAGATCGCGGCCCTCGGTGTCCAGCAGCGGCAAATGGAACCAGTTCACGCTGTAGACCAGCAGCCCCAGGCGCGCACGCAGGTCGCGTGCCACCACGTCCAGCAAACCGACCTGCCCGCCGTGCGCGTTGAACAGCACCAGCTTCTTCACGCCACTGGCCGCCACGCATTCACCGATCTCGGTCCACAGGCGCAGTACGGTCTCGGCCTTGAGGGTGAGCGTGCCGGCAAAGCGGGTGTGTTCGGGCGAGTAGCCAGCAGCCTGCGTGGGCAGAAAGAGCGCGGGCAGATCGGGTGCGATGTGGGGCAGGCTCGCGTGGATCACACCGTTGGCGATGTCGGTGTCCACCGACAGCGGCAGGTGCGGGCCGTGCTGTTCGATCGCGGCCACGGGCAGCACGGCGATGGCGCGGGCCAGGTCGAGCGAAGCGAAGTCGGCGGTGCTGAGGTCGGACCAGAAACGGTGGGGGCTTGTCATGCACCGATCTTACGGTCGGCATACATCCAGCGGCGCGACCAGGGCAAGCCACCCGCCGGCTGGCCGGCCGCGCGGCACAGCACCTGGTAGATCGCCACCTCGTCGTGCTCGAAGGCCCAGGCGCAGCCAGCCAGGTAGATGCGCCAGATGCGCCAGCGCTTTTCGTCCACCAGCGGCTTGATCCGCGGGGTGTTCGCCTCGAAGGCATCGCTCCAGAGCTGTGTGGTGCGCATGTAATGGCGGCGCAGGTTCTCCACATCGAACGCCTCCAGCCCGCCTTCCTGCAAGGTGCGCAAGACCGTGCTGATGTGCGGCACCTCGCCTTGCGGAAACACATAACGGTCGATGAAATGCCCGCCGCCGTGGCGCGTTTCGCCGTCATACGCGTCGGTGCTGGTGATGCCGTGGTTCATGGCCCAGCCATCGGGCTTGAGCAGAGCGCGAATGCGGGTGAAGTAGGGCACGAGGTGGTCCAGCCCCACGTGCTCGAACATGCCCACGCTGGTGATGCGGTCGAACAGCCCGTCGCTCACGTCGCGGTAGTCCTGCAAACGGATCTCGACGCGGTCCTGCAAGCCGGCGGCACGCACCCGCTCGCGCGCCAGGTCGAACTGGTTCTGCGACAGCGTTACCCCCACGCACTGCGCGCCAAACCGCTCGGCCGCACGCAGCACCAGCGCGCCCCAGCCGCAGCCGATGTCGAGCAGGCGCTGCCCCGGCTGCAGGCGGATCTTGTTCAGGATGTGATCGATTTTCTTGACCTGCGCCTCGTCCAGCGTTTCGTCGCCGCGCTCGAAGTAGCCGCACGAATACACCATGCCCTCGCCCAGCCATTGGGCGTAGAAGTCGTTGGACACGTCGTAGTGGTACTGGATGGCTTCGCTGTCGCTCTCGCGCGTGTGGCCGAAGCGCCGGCGCAGGCGCCCGAGCAGACCGCCCTCGGGCTGTGCGTTCGCGGCCAGCCCGTGGGCCACGGCCAGGATGTCGGGGACCGAGCCTTCCACGTCGATCAGCCCTTCCACATAGGCCTGGCCCAGCGTGTCCAGCCCCGGGTCGATGAGCAGCGGCAGGGCCGAAGCGTCGCGCACGCGGATCTCCACCTGCGGTTGCTCGAAGTCGCCCAGCGCCAGCGATGAGGCCCCGCGCTCGCCCCAGCTCAGGCGAACCGGCAGGTTCACCCGCGTCTTCATGCGATGCGCCCAGGGCAGCAGCGCGCGTTCCACGATCGATCCCATGCACACCTCCATGCAGGCCCGGCCTGTTCCCGATCGGGTTGTACACAATTGATCCCGGGCTGTGAAGGGACACGGACCCGTTGGGCACCACAAGACAGAAAAACAGCACTGACTTATATTCAAAAGCCGCAGGACCGGCCCGAGGAACTTGGGCCGGTCCTGCGGCTCACACCGTTCGCCGTCCCACTCCCACGCCCGATGCCGTCCACCGCCTCCCCCCGCACTTCTGCCCCCTTGCGCCTGCTCGGCGCCTGGCTGCTCGCCGCGGCCCTGCCCCTGGGCGCGGCCGCGCAAGGTTTGCTCGGCGGCCCGGCGGCCAGCGCCACCGTGGTGCAGAGCGACCAGGCGCGGGCCGAGATCGTGGCGCACGCGCCCGACGGCGCCGGACCGGGTCAGAAGATCTGGGTCGGGCTGCAGCTCACCCATGCGCCGGAATGGCACACCTACTGGAAAAACGCCGGTGATTCCGGCCTGCCCACCGAACTGCGCTGGACCCTGCCGCCCGGCGTGACGGCGGGCGAGATCGCCTGGCCCACACCGCGCAAGTTCCCCATCGGCAACCTGGCCAACTACGGCTATGACGGCACCGTGGTGCTGCCGGTGCCGCTCACCGTGGGCCCCGATTTCAAGGGCGACGTCCTGAACGTGCAGCTCTACGCCGCCTGGCTGGTCTGCCGCAAGGAATGCATCCCCGAAGAAGGCAACTTCACGCTGAACATCCCGGTCAACGGCTCGACCGGCAGCTCTGGTGCGGCGTTCGCAGCCAGCTTTGACGCAGCGCCCAGGGACCAGCCGGCCGCCGGCAGCCAGTTGCAGCCCGAAGACGGTTTTCTCAACGTGTCGCTGGCGAACCTGCCCGCTGCCTGGCGCGGCAAGGCACTGGAGTTCTACCCCGAGACCACCGGCCTGATCGAACCCGGCTCGCCCTGGACCCAGGCCTGGGACGGCGCGCGCTGGACCGCGCGCGTGCCGCTCTCGCCCCACCGCAGTGAAAGCCCCACGCAGCTCGTGCTCGTGGTGGCCGAGGCCAACCCACCCGGCCAGGGGCCCGGTTCGGCCGGAGCGCGGCTGGATGTCCCGGTGCAGGGCGCCTGGCCGGCGGTGGCACCGCTGCCCGCCGCCGTTCCCGACGCCTTGCAGGCCGCGCTGGACGCCAACGCCGCGCGCGCCGCCGCGCCGGTGGGCAGCGCCAGTTCACTCACGCTGGGTGCCGCCATGCTGGGCGCGCTGCTTGGCGGCCTGATCCTCAACCTCATGCCCTGCGTGTTCCCGGTGCTTGCCATCAAGGTCATGGCGTTTGCCAAGCACGCCAACGACCGGGCGGCCCACCGCGCCAACGGCCTGGCCTACAGCGCCGGCGTGGTGCTTTCGTTCGTGGCGCTGGGCGCCTTGTTGCTGGGCCTGCGTGCCGCGGGCGAACAGCTGGGCTGGGGCTTCCAGCTGCAGAGCCCGGCCGTGGTCGCGGGGCTGGCCGTGCTCTTCACGCTGATCGGTCTGAACCTGGCTGGCCTGTTCGAGTTCGGCAACGTGCTGCCCAGCCGCCTGGCCAGCCTGCAGGCCAAAAACCCCACGGTGGACGCCTTCCTCACCGGCGTGCTGGCCACGGCCATCGCCTCGCCCTGCACCGCGCCGTTCATGGGCGCCTCGCTGGGCCTGGCCATCGGCCTGCCGGCCGAGCAGGCGCTCGCCGTCTTCGCGGTGCTGGGCCTGGGCATGGCGCTGCCGTACCTGGCCGCCAGCTGGATTCCGGCCGTGGCGCGCGCCCTGCCCCGCCCGGGCCCCTGGATGGACACGTTCCGCCGCGGCATGGCCTTCCCGATGTTCGCCACCGTGGTCTGGTTGCTCTGGGTACTCGGCCAGCAAAGCGGCATCGACGGCGCGGCCGGTTTGCTGATGCTGCTGGTGGTGCTGGCGCTGCTGGTCTGGTCGCTCGGTCTGCGCGGCAAAAGCCGCGCGGCGCTGGCGGGACTGTCGCTGGCCGGTTTGGTCTGGATGGGCTGGACGGTTGGTCCCAATGTGACGCGCCTGCAAGACGCCACACCCGGTCAGGCGGTGGCGACCTCGCAGGCCGGCGTGAGCTGGCAAGCCTGGAGCCCCGACGTTCAAGCCACCCTCGTGGCCGAGGGCCGCCCGGTGTTTGTCGACTTCACCGCCGCCTGGTGCGTGACCTGCCAGTACAACAAGCGCACGACGCTGGCCGATGCGGCCGTGCTCGGCGACATCGCCGGCAAGAACGTGGCCTTGCTGCGCGCCGACTGGACGCGCCGCGACCCGGCCGTGACCGCCGCGCTGGCCACGCTGGGGCGCAACGGCGTGCCGGTGTATGCGATTTACAAGAATGGGCAAGCCACCCAGGTGCTGTCCGAAGTGTTGAGTGTGGAGGAGGTTCGCGCGGCGCTGTCCCGGCTCTGAGCCTGTGCATTCGCCCTCATCGTCCCGTCATCAGGAGTCATCACCATGCAACGCCGCCCCATCATCGCCCTGACCGCCCTGTCTCCGTTTGCCGGCCTGCTGTTGCCCGCCACCGCGCGGGCGGCCGGCGTGGGCCAGGCCGCACCCGACTTCACCCTGATGGACACCGCCGGCCAGCCGGTGAAGCTGTCGCAGTTCAAAGGCAAGCCGGTGGTGCTGGAGTGGAACAACCCCGGCTGCCCGTTCGTGAAGAAGCACTACCAGGGCAACATGCAGGCCCTGCAGAAAGAGGTGACGGCCCAGGGCGGCGTCTGGCTGGCCATCAACTCCACGCGCGACGACAGCGGCGACTACATGACGCCCGCCCAGCTCGGCCGCTGGATGACCGAGCAGAAAGCCAGCCCCACGGCCACGCTGATGGATGAGGACGGCAAGGTCGGCCAGGCCTTTGCGGCACGCGTCACGCCGCACATGTACATCGTCAACGCGCAGGGCGTGCTGGTGTACGCCGGTGGCATCGACAGCATCGCCTCGGCCCGCGTGGACGACATCCCCAAGGCCACCAACTACGTGCGCCAGGCCATGGCGGAGATCCAGGCCGGCAAGCCGGTGAGCGTGGCCACAAGCCGCGCCTACGGTTGCTCGGTCAAGTACAGCAGCGCCTGAACACGGAGTGCTGTCCCCTTCGTTCAGCGGTGGTTGTCTGAGCCCGGATAATGGTCTGCATCGCAGCCAACCCGCCGGACGCCCCATGCCCTTTGCCCCCCTGCAGAACGACACCTTCATTCGCGCCTGCCTGCGCCAGTCCACCGACCACACGCCCGTGTGGCTCATGCGCCAGGCGGGTCGGTATCTGCCCGAGTACTGCGCCACGCGCGCCAAGGCCGGCAGCTTCATGGGGCTGGCGACCAACGTGGACTACGCCACCGAGGTGACCCTGCAGCCGCTGGAACGTTACGCGCTGGACGCGGCCATCCTGTTCAGCGACATCCTCACCGTGCCCGACGCCATGGGCCTGGGCCTGTCGTTCGCGCTGGGTGAAGGCCCCAAATTTGCGAAGACCGTGCGCACCGAAGCCGACGTGGACGCGCTGGCCGTGCCCGACATGAACAAGCTGCGCTACGTGTTCGACGCCGTCACCTCCATCCGCAAGGCCTTGAACGGCCGTGTGCCGCTGATTGGTTTCTCGGGCAGCCCCTGGACACTGGCCTGCTACATGGTCGAAGGCGGCGGTTCGGACGACTACCGCGCGGTCAAGACGCTCATGTACAGCCGCCCGGACCTGATGCACCGCATCCTGGCCATCAACGCCGACGCGGTGGCGGCCTACCTGAACGCGCAGATCGACGCCGGCGCGCAAGCCGTGATGGTGTTCGACAGCTGGGGCGGCGTGCTGGCGGATGGCAACTTCCAGGACTTCAGCCTCACCTACACCAAGCGTGTGCTGGCCCAACTCAAGCGCGAACACGAGGGTGTGGTGATCCCGCGCATCGTCTTCACCAAAGGTGGCGGCCTGTGGCTCGACGACATGAAGGCGCTGGACTGCCACGCGCTCGGCCTGGACTGGACCGTGAACCTGGCCAAGGCCCGTGCTCAAGTGGGCGAAGGCCCCAACGGCAAGGCGCTGCAGGGCAACATCGACCCCAACGTGCTGTTTGCACAGCCCGGGCAGATCGACGCCGAGGTGGCGCGGGTGCTGGAGAGTTTTGGCCCGCCCCACCAGGGCCCGGGCACGGGTGCCACCCACATCTTCAACCTCGGTCACGGCATCAGCCAG is a genomic window of Hydrogenophaga sp. RAC07 containing:
- a CDS encoding histidine phosphatase family protein gives rise to the protein MGTLYLVRHGQASFGADDYDQLSELGQRQSRRLGEHWAERGVVFDAVITGTLKRHAQTWAGIAEGAKLTHAPLAWPGLNEYDSEAVIRAIHPHPLERPRSAAEAPELYRHHFRLLRDGLTQWMAGTVSPQGMPSYTDFVHGVTSALDHVRATHQGQNVLLVSSGGPISTAVGHVLGLSPEATIELNLRIRNSAVTEFQFNPKRHTLLTYNTLPHLDHQDYKPWITYA
- a CDS encoding thioredoxin family protein → MQRRPIIALTALSPFAGLLLPATARAAGVGQAAPDFTLMDTAGQPVKLSQFKGKPVVLEWNNPGCPFVKKHYQGNMQALQKEVTAQGGVWLAINSTRDDSGDYMTPAQLGRWMTEQKASPTATLMDEDGKVGQAFAARVTPHMYIVNAQGVLVYAGGIDSIASARVDDIPKATNYVRQAMAEIQAGKPVSVATSRAYGCSVKYSSA
- a CDS encoding creatininase family protein — translated: MTSPHRFWSDLSTADFASLDLARAIAVLPVAAIEQHGPHLPLSVDTDIANGVIHASLPHIAPDLPALFLPTQAAGYSPEHTRFAGTLTLKAETVLRLWTEIGECVAASGVKKLVLFNAHGGQVGLLDVVARDLRARLGLLVYSVNWFHLPLLDTEGRDLNAMFSAEEHRFGIHGGEIETSLMLAIAPERVRMEHAANFASKSQDRAGRFGILGNGKSAKLGWQMQDYNACGAVGNAAAATAEKGHAVLSAAGRALARLLGEIDQLPEDTLTDATAFSPKG
- the hemE gene encoding uroporphyrinogen decarboxylase: MPFAPLQNDTFIRACLRQSTDHTPVWLMRQAGRYLPEYCATRAKAGSFMGLATNVDYATEVTLQPLERYALDAAILFSDILTVPDAMGLGLSFALGEGPKFAKTVRTEADVDALAVPDMNKLRYVFDAVTSIRKALNGRVPLIGFSGSPWTLACYMVEGGGSDDYRAVKTLMYSRPDLMHRILAINADAVAAYLNAQIDAGAQAVMVFDSWGGVLADGNFQDFSLTYTKRVLAQLKREHEGVVIPRIVFTKGGGLWLDDMKALDCHALGLDWTVNLAKARAQVGEGPNGKALQGNIDPNVLFAQPGQIDAEVARVLESFGPPHQGPGTGATHIFNLGHGISQYTPPEHVSALVNAVHSHSKRLRAA
- a CDS encoding SAM-dependent methyltransferase, coding for MGSIVERALLPWAHRMKTRVNLPVRLSWGERGASSLALGDFEQPQVEIRVRDASALPLLIDPGLDTLGQAYVEGLIDVEGSVPDILAVAHGLAANAQPEGGLLGRLRRRFGHTRESDSEAIQYHYDVSNDFYAQWLGEGMVYSCGYFERGDETLDEAQVKKIDHILNKIRLQPGQRLLDIGCGWGALVLRAAERFGAQCVGVTLSQNQFDLARERVRAAGLQDRVEIRLQDYRDVSDGLFDRITSVGMFEHVGLDHLVPYFTRIRALLKPDGWAMNHGITSTDAYDGETRHGGGHFIDRYVFPQGEVPHISTVLRTLQEGGLEAFDVENLRRHYMRTTQLWSDAFEANTPRIKPLVDEKRWRIWRIYLAGCAWAFEHDEVAIYQVLCRAAGQPAGGLPWSRRWMYADRKIGA
- a CDS encoding protein-disulfide reductase DsbD family protein translates to MPSTASPRTSAPLRLLGAWLLAAALPLGAAAQGLLGGPAASATVVQSDQARAEIVAHAPDGAGPGQKIWVGLQLTHAPEWHTYWKNAGDSGLPTELRWTLPPGVTAGEIAWPTPRKFPIGNLANYGYDGTVVLPVPLTVGPDFKGDVLNVQLYAAWLVCRKECIPEEGNFTLNIPVNGSTGSSGAAFAASFDAAPRDQPAAGSQLQPEDGFLNVSLANLPAAWRGKALEFYPETTGLIEPGSPWTQAWDGARWTARVPLSPHRSESPTQLVLVVAEANPPGQGPGSAGARLDVPVQGAWPAVAPLPAAVPDALQAALDANAARAAAPVGSASSLTLGAAMLGALLGGLILNLMPCVFPVLAIKVMAFAKHANDRAAHRANGLAYSAGVVLSFVALGALLLGLRAAGEQLGWGFQLQSPAVVAGLAVLFTLIGLNLAGLFEFGNVLPSRLASLQAKNPTVDAFLTGVLATAIASPCTAPFMGASLGLAIGLPAEQALAVFAVLGLGMALPYLAASWIPAVARALPRPGPWMDTFRRGMAFPMFATVVWLLWVLGQQSGIDGAAGLLMLLVVLALLVWSLGLRGKSRAALAGLSLAGLVWMGWTVGPNVTRLQDATPGQAVATSQAGVSWQAWSPDVQATLVAEGRPVFVDFTAAWCVTCQYNKRTTLADAAVLGDIAGKNVALLRADWTRRDPAVTAALATLGRNGVPVYAIYKNGQATQVLSEVLSVEEVRAALSRL